Proteins encoded by one window of Mycoplasma capricolum subsp. capricolum ATCC 27343:
- the potA gene encoding spermidine/putrescine ABC transporter ATP-binding protein, with the protein MENNILELRNVTKEYDGQVVLKGISFNVKEGEFITLLGPSGCGKTTILKIIGGSQKPNSGEILFEDKNLIPIPINKRQFNTIFQSYALFPHLNVFDNVAFGLTIKKTKKDIIEREVMRQIRQVGLEGYENKKIDELSGGQKQRVAIARALVMKPKVLLLDEPMAALDVKLRKTMQEELKRLQQDIGITFIMVSHDQEEALSMSDRIVVMNQGTIQQIGTPEEIYNEPENAWVANFIGSSNIITDGIFLEDNKIKFDGKVFECIDTNFGENESSIDIIIRPEDIIIKNPNNGFFNAKVIKTTFKGIHWEVVVETSKKRQWIIHTINEYDIDQQVSIKWKPANVHVMWKEVDN; encoded by the coding sequence ATGGAAAATAATATATTAGAGTTAAGAAATGTTACTAAAGAATATGACGGACAAGTTGTATTAAAAGGTATCAGTTTTAATGTTAAAGAAGGTGAGTTTATCACCCTTTTAGGTCCTAGTGGTTGTGGAAAAACTACAATTTTAAAAATTATCGGTGGATCTCAAAAACCAAATAGTGGAGAAATTTTATTTGAAGATAAAAATTTAATTCCAATTCCAATCAATAAACGTCAATTTAATACTATATTTCAATCATATGCTTTATTTCCACATTTAAATGTTTTTGATAATGTGGCTTTTGGTTTAACTATTAAAAAAACTAAAAAAGACATTATTGAACGCGAAGTAATGCGACAAATTCGCCAAGTTGGTTTAGAAGGATATGAAAATAAAAAAATAGATGAACTTTCTGGTGGTCAAAAACAAAGAGTAGCAATTGCTAGAGCTTTAGTTATGAAGCCAAAAGTTTTATTACTAGATGAGCCAATGGCTGCTTTAGATGTTAAATTAAGAAAAACTATGCAAGAAGAATTAAAGCGTTTACAACAAGATATTGGAATTACTTTTATAATGGTAAGTCATGATCAAGAAGAAGCTTTAAGTATGAGCGATCGTATAGTTGTTATGAATCAAGGTACAATTCAACAAATAGGAACACCTGAAGAAATTTATAATGAACCAGAAAATGCTTGAGTTGCTAACTTTATTGGTAGTTCAAATATTATTACTGATGGAATATTTTTAGAAGATAATAAAATTAAATTTGATGGTAAAGTTTTTGAATGTATTGATACTAACTTTGGTGAAAATGAATCATCAATTGATATTATTATTAGACCTGAAGATATTATTATTAAAAACCCAAATAACGGATTTTTTAATGCAAAAGTTATTAAAACAACATTTAAAGGAATTCATTGAGAAGTAGTTGTTGAAACTAGTAAAAAAAGACAATGAATTATTCATACAATTAATGAATATGATATTGATCAACAAGTTTCAATTAAATGAAAACCAGCCAACGTTCATGTTATGTGAAAAGAGGTTGATAATTAA
- the rplT gene encoding 50S ribosomal protein L20: MARVKYGKVTRARRKRWIKLAKGYFGTKKSSYKKAHEQVIRSMAYAFIGRKERKRDFRSLWIVRINAAVRPEGLSYSTFMHGLKLANININRKMLSELAINNSEEFKQIVQQAKKALNK, translated from the coding sequence ATGGCAAGAGTTAAATATGGAAAAGTAACTAGAGCAAGAAGAAAACGTTGAATTAAACTTGCTAAAGGTTATTTTGGAACTAAAAAATCATCATATAAAAAAGCACACGAACAAGTAATTCGTTCAATGGCTTATGCATTTATTGGTCGTAAAGAAAGAAAACGTGATTTTAGATCATTATGAATTGTTCGTATTAATGCTGCAGTTAGACCAGAAGGTTTATCATATTCAACATTTATGCACGGTTTAAAATTAGCTAACATTAATATTAATAGAAAAATGCTTTCAGAATTAGCTATTAATAATAGTGAAGAATTCAAACAAATTGTTCAACAAGCCAAAAAAGCTTTAAATAAATAA
- the rpmI gene encoding 50S ribosomal protein L35: MPKMKTKKSLAKRVTVKSNGTLKRAKAYRSHRATGKTTKQKRQLSKATIISKVDMKNLKGLLQ, translated from the coding sequence ATGCCAAAAATGAAAACTAAAAAGTCTTTAGCTAAACGTGTTACTGTTAAATCAAATGGAACACTAAAAAGAGCTAAAGCTTATAGATCACACCGTGCAACAGGTAAAACTACTAAGCAAAAAAGACAACTAAGTAAAGCAACAATTATTAGTAAAGTAGATATGAAAAATCTAAAAGGGCTTTTACAATAA
- the infC gene encoding translation initiation factor IF-3, which translates to MENRNRNSRPIKNQDPVNEFIRAHQVLVIDEDKQNLGVMSKRQALEIAKSKNLDLYQVGVQPDGTVITRIVNFGKLKYEQQKKSKEAKKHQTKIENKEIRITVNIGKHDLETKARKAKEFLEEGSRVKVSLKFRGREVVYLDLGQQTLNNFFELVSDVGKMEKEAKLNGKFLDMYIVPKKN; encoded by the coding sequence ATGGAAAACAGAAACAGAAATTCAAGACCAATAAAAAATCAAGATCCTGTTAATGAGTTTATAAGAGCTCACCAAGTACTAGTTATTGATGAAGACAAGCAAAATTTAGGAGTTATGTCAAAAAGACAAGCTTTAGAAATAGCAAAATCCAAAAACTTAGACTTATATCAAGTTGGAGTACAACCAGATGGTACTGTAATTACTAGAATTGTAAATTTTGGTAAATTAAAATATGAACAACAAAAAAAATCTAAAGAAGCTAAAAAACATCAAACTAAAATTGAAAACAAAGAAATTAGAATTACAGTTAATATTGGAAAACATGATTTAGAAACAAAAGCAAGAAAAGCAAAAGAATTCTTAGAAGAAGGAAGTCGTGTTAAAGTTTCTTTAAAATTTAGAGGTAGAGAAGTTGTATATCTTGATTTAGGACAACAAACATTAAACAATTTTTTTGAACTAGTTAGTGATGTTGGTAAAATGGAAAAAGAAGCTAAGTTAAATGGTAAATTCCTAGATATGTATATTGTGCCTAAGAAAAATTAG
- the def gene encoding peptide deformylase, translating to MDKSYLLQDQIPSNSWLVKDHKKEIIRTKSTKIIDPTNLSNDEELVLKKLIDFVTFSQDENNNNINNKDYLRPAVGLAAPQIGVNKDMFYVRFQLDNNKIEQYAMINTKLISTSTQIACLKNGEGCLSVDNDHLGFVPRHYKIVVQGYDWLTKQYLTLTLRNYQAIVFQHEMDHNIGILYYDHINKTDPLYKDNSWIIIE from the coding sequence ATGGATAAAAGTTATTTGTTACAAGATCAAATTCCTTCAAATAGTTGATTAGTTAAAGATCATAAAAAAGAAATTATAAGAACAAAATCTACTAAAATTATTGACCCTACAAATTTAAGTAATGATGAAGAATTAGTATTAAAAAAGCTAATTGATTTTGTTACTTTTAGTCAAGATGAAAATAATAACAATATAAATAATAAAGACTATTTGCGTCCAGCTGTTGGACTAGCAGCTCCACAAATTGGTGTTAATAAAGATATGTTTTATGTAAGATTTCAACTTGATAATAATAAAATAGAACAATATGCAATGATTAATACAAAACTAATTTCAACTTCAACTCAAATTGCTTGTTTAAAAAATGGTGAGGGTTGTTTAAGTGTTGATAATGATCATCTAGGTTTTGTACCAAGACATTATAAAATTGTTGTTCAAGGTTATGATTGACTAACTAAACAATATCTAACTTTAACTTTAAGAAACTATCAAGCAATAGTTTTTCAACATGAAATGGATCATAACATTGGTATTCTTTATTATGATCATATTAATAAAACTGACCCTTTATATAAAGACAATAGTTGAATTATTATTGAATAA
- the rsmD gene encoding 16S rRNA (guanine(966)-N(2))-methyltransferase RsmD, with product MIGVIMHIISGKYKKMKLQTLDSSITRPTLTRIKEDMFNIISNYFIFENKTSLDLFGGSGSLSIEGLSRGIKFAIINDLNKDANKIISFNLKKIPTSDYVLYQKDYLELLNLLKIQHQKVDLVYLDPPFKQIDYYYVVFDFLINNNLLNDWAIIISETNKQLDLTKIKDLSLLKFKDYNKKYLYIFRLEK from the coding sequence ATGATTGGAGTAATTATGCATATAATTTCTGGTAAGTATAAAAAGATGAAACTACAAACTTTAGACTCATCAATAACAAGACCAACTTTAACAAGAATTAAAGAAGATATGTTTAACATAATTAGTAATTATTTTATTTTTGAAAATAAAACAAGTTTAGATTTATTTGGTGGTTCTGGTTCTTTATCTATTGAAGGATTAAGTAGAGGAATTAAATTTGCTATTATTAATGATTTAAATAAAGATGCTAACAAAATTATTTCTTTTAATTTAAAAAAAATTCCAACTAGTGATTATGTTTTATATCAAAAAGATTATTTAGAATTATTAAATTTATTAAAAATTCAACATCAAAAAGTAGATCTAGTATATTTAGATCCACCTTTTAAACAAATTGACTATTATTATGTAGTTTTTGATTTTTTAATCAATAATAATTTATTAAATGATTGAGCAATTATAATTAGTGAAACAAACAAGCAATTAGATTTAACTAAAATTAAAGATCTAAGTTTATTAAAATTTAAAGATTATAATAAAAAATATTTGTACATATTTAGATTGGAAAAGTAA
- the gmk gene encoding guanylate kinase, translating to MKKGKMIIISGPSGVGKGSVNGELLQNPDLRLKYSVSMTTRKPRNGEINGVNYFFVSNEEFAKAIVNDELIEYAHFVGNSYGTPRKYVEQELKKGNNVILEIEVDGATQVLNKEANVLSIFLMPPNLTELANRIRGRQTEDEEKIKARLDKALLEIPLKHNYQYVIENDNVANAVAKITDVLHLEGLTDIKTPTVYERLEQIVEQIVKEKYMYFVNNWETNVKLLAKNEEEKNKAKNFDAETYLIKLLTKKVYHKVLGHGDFSKLLDKDFVDFKIQKLMFKINFFSVEQKHYNNDEF from the coding sequence ATGAAAAAAGGTAAAATGATCATAATTTCAGGACCAAGTGGAGTTGGTAAAGGTTCAGTTAATGGAGAACTTTTACAAAATCCAGACCTACGTTTGAAATATTCAGTTTCAATGACAACAAGAAAACCTAGAAATGGTGAAATTAATGGAGTAAACTATTTTTTTGTTTCAAATGAAGAATTTGCAAAGGCCATTGTTAATGATGAATTAATTGAGTATGCACATTTTGTTGGTAATTCTTATGGTACTCCTAGAAAATATGTTGAACAAGAATTAAAAAAAGGTAATAATGTTATTTTAGAAATTGAAGTAGATGGGGCTACTCAAGTTTTAAATAAAGAAGCAAATGTTTTATCTATTTTTTTAATGCCTCCAAATCTAACTGAATTAGCTAATAGAATTAGAGGAAGACAAACTGAAGATGAAGAAAAAATAAAAGCACGACTAGATAAAGCTTTATTAGAAATTCCTTTAAAACACAATTATCAATATGTAATTGAAAATGATAATGTAGCTAATGCTGTTGCTAAAATTACTGATGTTTTACATTTAGAAGGTTTAACTGATATAAAAACTCCAACTGTATATGAAAGATTAGAACAAATTGTTGAACAAATTGTTAAAGAAAAATATATGTATTTTGTTAATAATTGAGAAACTAATGTTAAATTATTAGCTAAAAATGAAGAAGAAAAAAATAAAGCTAAAAACTTTGATGCTGAAACTTATTTAATTAAATTATTAACTAAAAAGGTGTATCACAAAGTTTTAGGACATGGTGATTTTTCTAAATTACTAGATAAAGATTTTGTTGATTTTAAAATTCAAAAATTAATGTTTAAAATTAATTTCTTTAGTGTTGAACAAAAACATTATAATAACGATGAATTCTAG